In Microbacterium galbinum, a single window of DNA contains:
- the lipA gene encoding lipoyl synthase, whose amino-acid sequence MTAVPEGRKLLRLEVRNAETPIERKPEWIRTKAKMGPEYTALQSLVKSEDLHTVCQEAGCPNIFECWEDREATFLIGGSQCTRRCDFCQIDTGKPADYDTDEPRRVAESVVRMNLRYATVTSVARDDLPDTGAWLNAETVRKIHELNPNTGVELLANEHNADPAFLGQIFDARPEVFAHNVETVPRIFKRIRPAFRYERSLDVITQARDAGLITKSNLILGMGEEPEEVVQALQDLHDAGCDIITITQYLRPSPRHLPVARWVKPAEFVEFKDEAERIGFLGVLAGPLVRSSYRAGRLWAQSMVSKGREIPAHLAHIADSADLGFAQAV is encoded by the coding sequence ATGACCGCCGTCCCCGAGGGGCGCAAGCTCCTCCGCCTCGAAGTACGAAACGCCGAGACGCCGATCGAACGCAAGCCCGAATGGATCCGCACCAAGGCCAAGATGGGCCCGGAGTACACGGCCCTGCAGTCGCTCGTGAAGAGCGAGGACCTGCACACCGTGTGCCAGGAGGCCGGTTGCCCCAACATCTTCGAGTGCTGGGAGGACCGCGAGGCCACCTTCCTCATCGGGGGCTCGCAATGCACGCGCCGGTGCGACTTCTGCCAGATCGACACCGGCAAGCCCGCCGACTACGACACCGACGAGCCGCGTCGGGTCGCCGAGAGCGTGGTGCGGATGAACCTTCGCTACGCGACGGTGACCAGCGTCGCGCGTGACGATCTGCCGGACACGGGAGCCTGGCTCAACGCGGAGACCGTCCGCAAGATCCACGAGCTCAATCCGAACACCGGCGTCGAGCTGCTGGCCAACGAGCACAACGCCGATCCGGCGTTCCTGGGGCAGATCTTCGATGCGCGCCCCGAGGTCTTCGCGCACAACGTCGAGACCGTGCCGCGCATCTTCAAGCGCATCCGCCCGGCGTTCCGCTACGAGCGCTCGCTCGACGTGATCACACAGGCGCGAGACGCCGGCCTCATCACCAAGTCGAACCTCATCCTGGGCATGGGTGAGGAACCGGAGGAGGTCGTCCAGGCGCTCCAGGATCTGCACGACGCCGGGTGCGACATCATCACCATCACGCAGTACCTGCGCCCGTCGCCGCGTCACCTCCCGGTGGCGCGCTGGGTGAAGCCGGCGGAGTTCGTCGAGTTCAAGGACGAGGCCGAGCGCATCGGGTTCCTCGGTGTCCTGGCCGGGCCCCTCGTGCGTTCGTCGTACCGTGCGGGCCGCCTGTGGGCGCAGTCGATGGTGTCGAAGGGACGGGAGATCCCCGCGCACCTCGCCCACATCGCCGACAGCGCGGATCTGGGATTCGCCCAGGCGGTCTGA
- a CDS encoding DUF2004 domain-containing protein, whose protein sequence is MAIEHDYFGLLSSGPDGSIFWSETVELGDQSVTVDLTAPDQDDVSSEALDIAASLIAGLENVDDTARRGMLSEVDDRTSEVTEYILQQQEAYGDDLPDVLVDISGDAAVDIIRSLRLMSMTILADEHGGSEPFAVLEYALDAATTDDVLLVNLGSDGSVQSVMSAD, encoded by the coding sequence ATGGCGATCGAACACGACTACTTCGGGCTCCTGTCCTCAGGGCCGGACGGATCGATCTTCTGGTCGGAGACGGTCGAACTCGGCGACCAGAGCGTCACCGTCGACCTGACCGCGCCCGATCAGGACGATGTGTCGTCCGAGGCGCTCGACATCGCAGCCTCGTTGATCGCCGGGCTCGAGAACGTCGACGACACGGCACGTCGCGGGATGCTGTCGGAGGTCGACGATCGCACGAGCGAGGTGACCGAGTACATCCTGCAGCAGCAGGAGGCCTACGGTGACGACCTCCCCGATGTCCTCGTCGACATCTCGGGCGACGCCGCCGTCGACATCATCCGTTCTCTCCGGCTCATGAGCATGACGATCCTCGCCGACGAGCACGGCGGGTCCGAGCCGTTCGCGGTGCTGGAGTACGCGCTCGACGCCGCCACCACCGACGACGTGCTCCTGGTGAACCTCGGTTCCGACGGCAGCGTGCAGTCGGTGATGAGCGCCGACTGA
- the ftsY gene encoding signal recognition particle-docking protein FtsY: MAEKSWSLGRALRGMFVKPTIDETTWDDLETALITADFGPDISERIVEELRAKVERFRTTDPKDLQRMLRETLEEHFAKFDTTLKLTERPAVVLVVGVNGVGKTTTIGKFTKFLRGFQRSVVVGAADTFRAAAVDQLATWAQRGGAAIVRPQQEGQDPASVAFQTVEYAQREGIEIAIIDTAGRLHTKGGLMDELGKIRRVVEKQAPISEVLLVLDATTGQNGVMQAESFLQHAGVTGLVLTKLDGSAKGGFVLAVQERTGIPVKLLGQGEGIDDLTGFTPHVFVQSLVG, from the coding sequence ATGGCGGAGAAGTCCTGGTCCCTCGGTCGCGCACTGCGCGGCATGTTCGTCAAGCCCACGATCGATGAGACGACCTGGGACGACCTCGAGACGGCGCTGATCACGGCGGACTTCGGTCCCGACATCAGCGAGCGCATCGTCGAGGAGCTCCGGGCGAAGGTCGAACGGTTCCGTACGACCGACCCGAAAGACCTCCAGCGGATGCTGCGCGAGACGCTCGAGGAGCACTTCGCGAAGTTCGACACCACGCTCAAGCTCACCGAGCGCCCCGCCGTGGTGCTCGTCGTGGGTGTGAACGGCGTCGGGAAGACGACCACGATCGGGAAGTTCACGAAGTTCCTGCGCGGATTCCAGCGCAGTGTCGTCGTGGGCGCCGCCGACACCTTCCGCGCGGCGGCCGTCGACCAGCTCGCCACCTGGGCCCAGCGCGGTGGCGCCGCGATCGTGCGGCCTCAGCAGGAGGGCCAGGACCCCGCATCGGTGGCGTTCCAGACCGTCGAGTACGCGCAGCGCGAGGGGATCGAGATCGCGATCATCGACACCGCGGGCCGGCTGCACACCAAGGGCGGCCTGATGGACGAGCTCGGCAAGATCCGGCGTGTGGTCGAGAAGCAGGCGCCGATCAGCGAGGTGCTGCTGGTGCTCGACGCCACGACCGGGCAGAACGGGGTGATGCAGGCGGAGTCCTTCCTGCAGCACGCGGGGGTCACGGGACTCGTCCTCACGAAGCTCGACGGGTCTGCCAAGGGCGGTTTCGTTCTGGCGGTTCAGGAGCGCACCGGCATCCCCGTCAAGCTCCTCGGTCAGGGTGAGGGCATCGATGACCTGACCGGATTCACCCCGCACGTGTTCGTGCAATCACTTGTCGGATGA
- the smc gene encoding chromosome segregation protein SMC — protein MHLKSLTLKGFKSFAQPTSFVFEPGVTCIVGPNGSGKSNVVDALAWVMGEQGAKTLRGGKMEDVIFAGTSTRGPLGRAEVQLTIDNSDGALPIEYAEVTISRTLFRNGSSEYAINGDSCRLLDLQELLSDSGLGREMHVIVGQGRLDTVLQASPEDRRGFIEEAAGILKHRRRKEKTVRKLDAMETNLTRLSDLAGEIRRQLKPLGRQAEIAREAQSIAAVVRDAKARIFADDVVALRTALADHTRTEKERHTERLVLSDQADTVRASIHRLEQDQNSVAVDQARGVAFGLEQVQERMRGLYTLANQRLALLGTEDDDAAVTAVTVTQATIDEAKDDITEISAGLGDAQDAAVAASREVLNARAELDTLDVDIAEQSALVSEYDMRLSELRGTADAAASALAAVRGAVLRQENALEAANERRREASEALEAIEDAEAPEGSAADYSAAYESAQRAATAAEAERETLRERLHAAEREVDSLTAKAAALGSALALSGGSAEIVKAGGPGIRGLVGDAVQVRSGFEAAVAAVLGPLAEGVLVDTAADAFTLAAEAADQRRGVVDFVAAETSRRSVELPQLSGVTPAVSAVDAPAGVLGILAHVLIADDLDAARAARTALDALDDESTTIVTVGGDVVTAHSLRTGSGGERSRLELAAERDAATERLAEVQVIVDSLREAREDANEAVETTRRQSKDALRALRELDAALATHAEQVNRITVRHEAAVAECERLETGLAQAQSAVADAEAKAESAKTALDDAVSAPRPVLDASARDGLLEALESAREGEVRARLEIETLRERVRAAQSRVTALERQREQERDAAAEAARRAVIRRAQREAAAGVAEELPRVLDSLDRSVTEARVALAEAETARAAQNQELTGLRAQESSLRERLAGLTESVHGLELQIHEKKLHLTGLLERVASELALDEDILVAEYGPDQPVPRDIAEVSDDHEIDVDLTIPFDRRIQQRRLADAERKLAQLGRVNPLALEEFAALEQRHAFLTEQLADLTQTRQDLMTIIADLDERMQTIFASAFADTQEAFGEVFPLLFPGGTGSISLTDPDNMLTTGIEVAVRPVGKKIERLSLLSGGERSLAAVALLVAIFKARPSPFYILDEVEAALDDANLGRLLTVFEQLRETSQLLVITHQKRTMEIADALYGVSMRQDGVSAVVGQRVGDRAAAAS, from the coding sequence ATGCATCTGAAGAGCCTGACCCTCAAGGGCTTCAAGTCGTTCGCGCAACCGACGAGCTTCGTCTTCGAACCCGGTGTGACGTGCATCGTGGGACCGAACGGCTCCGGTAAGTCGAACGTCGTCGACGCTCTCGCCTGGGTGATGGGGGAGCAGGGCGCGAAGACCCTCCGCGGCGGCAAGATGGAGGACGTCATTTTCGCGGGCACGTCGACGCGCGGCCCGCTGGGTCGTGCCGAGGTTCAGCTGACGATCGACAACAGCGACGGTGCGCTTCCGATCGAGTACGCCGAGGTGACGATCAGCCGAACGCTCTTCCGCAACGGATCGAGCGAGTACGCCATCAACGGCGACAGCTGCCGGCTCCTCGATCTGCAGGAGCTGCTCAGCGATTCCGGCCTCGGTCGTGAGATGCACGTGATCGTCGGGCAAGGACGTCTCGATACCGTTTTGCAGGCGTCGCCCGAAGATCGGCGCGGCTTCATCGAAGAAGCCGCCGGCATCCTCAAGCACCGTCGACGCAAGGAGAAGACGGTTCGCAAGCTCGACGCGATGGAGACGAACCTGACGCGTCTGAGCGATCTCGCGGGGGAGATCCGTCGCCAACTCAAGCCGCTCGGTCGTCAGGCCGAGATCGCCCGCGAGGCGCAGTCGATCGCTGCCGTCGTGCGCGATGCGAAGGCACGAATCTTCGCCGACGACGTCGTGGCCCTGCGCACGGCGCTGGCCGACCACACGCGCACGGAGAAGGAACGACACACCGAGCGCCTCGTGCTCTCGGACCAGGCCGACACCGTGCGGGCGAGCATCCACCGGCTCGAACAGGATCAGAACTCCGTCGCCGTCGATCAGGCGCGCGGCGTCGCGTTCGGGCTGGAGCAGGTGCAGGAGCGCATGCGCGGTCTCTACACGCTCGCCAATCAGCGGCTCGCCCTCCTCGGCACCGAGGACGACGATGCCGCGGTCACCGCGGTCACCGTGACGCAGGCGACGATCGACGAGGCCAAGGACGACATCACCGAGATCTCGGCCGGTCTCGGTGACGCCCAGGACGCGGCCGTCGCGGCCAGCCGAGAAGTCCTGAACGCCCGCGCCGAGCTCGACACGCTCGACGTCGACATCGCAGAGCAGAGCGCTCTGGTGTCGGAGTACGACATGCGTCTCTCGGAGCTGCGCGGCACCGCCGATGCGGCCGCCTCCGCGCTTGCCGCCGTGCGCGGCGCGGTGCTCCGCCAGGAGAACGCGCTCGAGGCCGCGAACGAGCGGCGGCGAGAGGCGTCGGAGGCGCTCGAGGCGATCGAGGATGCCGAGGCGCCCGAAGGTTCTGCGGCCGATTACTCTGCGGCGTACGAGAGTGCGCAGCGCGCGGCGACCGCGGCGGAGGCTGAGCGCGAGACTCTGCGCGAGCGGCTGCACGCCGCCGAGCGCGAGGTCGACTCGTTGACGGCCAAGGCGGCGGCGCTCGGGAGCGCGCTGGCGCTGTCGGGTGGTTCCGCCGAGATCGTGAAGGCGGGTGGCCCGGGGATCCGGGGTCTCGTCGGCGACGCGGTGCAGGTCCGATCGGGCTTCGAAGCCGCGGTGGCCGCCGTGCTCGGTCCCCTCGCCGAGGGCGTGCTCGTCGATACAGCCGCCGATGCGTTCACGCTGGCTGCCGAAGCGGCCGACCAGCGGAGGGGAGTGGTCGACTTCGTCGCGGCCGAGACCTCGCGTCGTTCGGTCGAACTCCCGCAGTTGTCCGGAGTGACCCCGGCGGTTTCGGCCGTCGATGCGCCCGCGGGAGTGCTCGGAATTCTCGCCCACGTCCTCATCGCCGACGATCTCGATGCTGCTCGCGCTGCGCGCACCGCTCTGGATGCGCTCGACGACGAGTCGACCACGATCGTCACCGTCGGCGGAGACGTCGTCACCGCCCACAGCCTGCGCACCGGGTCGGGAGGCGAACGCTCGCGCCTCGAGCTCGCGGCCGAGCGCGACGCCGCCACAGAGCGGCTCGCCGAGGTGCAGGTGATCGTGGATTCGCTCCGCGAGGCACGGGAAGACGCGAACGAGGCCGTCGAGACGACGCGGCGCCAGTCGAAGGACGCCCTGCGCGCACTGCGCGAGCTGGACGCGGCCCTGGCCACGCACGCCGAACAGGTGAACCGCATCACGGTGCGTCACGAAGCCGCGGTCGCCGAGTGCGAGCGTCTCGAGACCGGTCTCGCACAGGCGCAATCGGCCGTGGCGGATGCCGAGGCGAAGGCGGAGTCCGCGAAGACCGCGCTCGACGATGCCGTCTCCGCTCCCCGCCCCGTGCTCGATGCCTCGGCGCGTGACGGTCTGCTGGAGGCGTTGGAATCCGCGCGCGAGGGCGAGGTGCGGGCGCGGCTCGAGATCGAGACGCTCCGCGAACGCGTGCGTGCGGCGCAGTCGCGGGTGACCGCACTGGAGCGCCAGCGCGAGCAGGAGCGGGATGCCGCCGCCGAAGCTGCCCGCCGTGCCGTGATCCGCCGCGCGCAGCGCGAGGCGGCCGCCGGTGTCGCCGAGGAGCTCCCTCGCGTCCTCGACTCGCTCGACCGTTCGGTCACCGAGGCGCGCGTGGCGCTGGCCGAGGCCGAGACGGCTCGGGCGGCCCAGAACCAGGAGCTCACCGGACTGCGGGCGCAGGAGTCCTCATTGCGGGAACGCCTGGCCGGGCTCACCGAGAGCGTGCACGGCCTCGAACTGCAGATCCACGAGAAGAAGCTCCACCTGACCGGGCTGCTCGAACGCGTCGCCTCCGAGCTCGCGCTCGACGAAGACATCCTCGTCGCCGAGTACGGCCCCGATCAGCCCGTTCCGCGCGACATCGCCGAGGTCTCGGACGACCACGAGATCGACGTCGACCTGACCATTCCGTTCGACCGCCGCATCCAGCAGCGACGCCTGGCCGACGCCGAGCGCAAGCTCGCACAACTCGGCCGGGTGAATCCGCTCGCGCTCGAGGAATTCGCCGCGCTGGAACAGCGTCACGCGTTCCTCACCGAACAGCTCGCGGATCTCACGCAGACCCGTCAAGACCTGATGACGATCATCGCCGACCTCGACGAGCGGATGCAGACCATCTTCGCGAGCGCGTTCGCGGATACCCAGGAGGCGTTCGGCGAGGTCTTCCCCCTGCTGTTCCCCGGCGGTACGGGGAGCATCTCGCTCACCGACCCCGACAACATGCTCACGACCGGGATCGAGGTCGCCGTGCGCCCGGTCGGGAAGAAGATCGAACGGCTCTCCCTGCTCTCGGGCGGAGAGCGCTCACTCGCAGCCGTCGCTCTGCTCGTGGCGATCTTCAAGGCGCGTCCGAGCCCGTTCTACATCCTCGACGAGGTCGAGGCCGCGCTCGACGATGCGAACCTCGGCCGACTTCTCACGGTCTTCGAGCAACTGCGCGAGACCTCGCAGCTGCTCGTGATCACGCACCAGAAGCGCACGATGGAGATCGCCGACGCGCTGTACGGCGTGTCGATGCGTCAGGACGGCGTCTCCGCGGTGGTCGGGCAGCGCGTGGGCGATCGCGCGGCCGCGGCGAGCTGA
- a CDS encoding GNAT family N-acetyltransferase, translating to MSIPLSAGATLHPLVVPARADAADAGEFRELARVRNLVYRELTGRDEQDLSPAELLPRLRSREEQTTLVWTVRLADEMIGRVVVDLPHEAGSRVAIATIELRPLAWGRGIGRAILPHVEEAARAHGRGVIQNWTEQPTADGARLESPTGHGSVPNDHVARFLTRSGFSLEQVYRISLLDLDDVARARSAELLAEAEAASSDYRVVRWTLPTPAEHLDGYAWLKSRMSTDAPSADLDADEEAWDAARVRRMEQRQAEAGHTLQVTAAQHIVTGELAAFTELGTGTSGSTTTIQHDTLVLREHRGHRLGLRVKCAALQSWTAIAPTSQRVITYNAEENRPMLAINEAIGFTARAYEGAWKKELT from the coding sequence ATGAGCATCCCCCTCAGCGCAGGCGCGACCCTGCATCCGCTCGTGGTTCCGGCCCGGGCGGATGCAGCGGACGCGGGCGAGTTCCGTGAGCTCGCCCGCGTCCGCAACCTCGTCTACCGCGAACTCACCGGACGCGACGAGCAGGATCTGTCGCCGGCCGAACTCCTCCCCCGACTGCGATCGCGCGAGGAGCAGACGACGCTCGTATGGACCGTCCGACTCGCCGACGAGATGATCGGTCGCGTCGTCGTCGATCTCCCCCACGAAGCGGGGTCGCGTGTGGCGATCGCGACCATCGAGTTGCGTCCGCTCGCCTGGGGGCGCGGCATCGGGCGGGCGATCCTCCCTCACGTCGAGGAGGCTGCGCGAGCGCACGGCCGCGGTGTGATCCAGAACTGGACGGAACAGCCCACCGCTGACGGGGCGCGCCTCGAATCGCCCACCGGGCACGGCAGCGTCCCGAACGATCATGTCGCCCGCTTCCTCACCCGCAGCGGCTTCTCGCTCGAGCAGGTGTACCGGATCAGCCTGCTGGACCTCGACGACGTCGCCCGCGCGCGGAGCGCCGAGCTCCTCGCCGAGGCGGAGGCCGCATCGAGCGACTACCGGGTCGTGCGCTGGACGCTGCCGACACCGGCCGAACACCTCGACGGGTACGCCTGGTTGAAGTCGCGTATGTCGACGGACGCACCGTCGGCCGACCTCGACGCCGACGAGGAGGCATGGGATGCGGCACGCGTGCGCCGCATGGAGCAACGGCAGGCCGAGGCGGGTCACACTCTCCAGGTCACCGCCGCCCAGCACATCGTCACGGGCGAACTCGCCGCGTTCACCGAACTCGGCACCGGCACGAGCGGATCGACGACGACGATCCAGCACGACACCCTGGTGCTGCGCGAGCACCGCGGACACCGACTCGGGCTGCGCGTGAAATGCGCAGCCCTACAGAGCTGGACTGCGATCGCGCCGACCTCCCAGCGGGTGATCACCTACAACGCCGAAGAGAATCGGCCGATGCTCGCCATCAACGAAGCGATCGGCTTCACCGCGCGCGCCTACGAGGGCGCTTGGAAGAAAGAACTGACATGA
- a CDS encoding GNAT family N-acetyltransferase, producing MTTPTTVVPLAVPLTLDDPDAAGFLAYGELGHRVCDEMVGLPDLAPTAAQMLPAWHDTTDTLHTGFLARRGDRIVGAVTVDYAQEAGARVAELDLLVPEEHWSEGVEEALLDRAEDEARARGRDILQIWSLHRPIEADRMLVPKTGWGRVPAIALTDLLGARGYRLEQVERNSELDLTADPAPLRDALEQAMSRAGSDYRRIEWNLPTPPELRDGYADVLARLVTDAPSGDMEFDAEEWDAARVVRRDARLTSAGQMVSVAAVRHVPTGAIVAYNELLIGEDRAGVTHQFGTLVAREHRGHRLGTIVKCANLLRWRELAPDSTRVSTFNAEENLPMLDINEAIGFVPVSYVGAWQKKL from the coding sequence ATGACCACCCCGACGACGGTCGTCCCCCTCGCCGTTCCCCTGACGCTCGACGACCCCGACGCCGCGGGGTTCCTCGCCTATGGCGAACTCGGCCACCGGGTATGCGACGAGATGGTCGGCCTGCCCGATCTCGCACCGACCGCCGCGCAGATGCTGCCCGCGTGGCACGACACGACCGACACACTGCACACGGGCTTCCTCGCCCGACGGGGCGACCGCATCGTCGGCGCCGTCACCGTCGACTACGCCCAGGAGGCGGGGGCGCGGGTGGCCGAGCTCGACCTGCTCGTGCCGGAGGAGCACTGGAGCGAAGGCGTCGAAGAGGCTCTGCTCGATCGCGCCGAGGACGAGGCGCGCGCACGCGGACGCGACATCCTCCAGATCTGGAGCCTGCACCGCCCGATCGAGGCTGATCGGATGCTGGTCCCGAAGACCGGCTGGGGACGAGTGCCCGCGATCGCGCTGACCGACCTGCTGGGGGCGCGCGGCTACCGACTCGAGCAGGTCGAACGCAACAGCGAACTCGATCTCACCGCCGACCCGGCGCCGCTGCGCGACGCTCTGGAGCAGGCGATGAGCCGAGCCGGTTCCGACTACCGCCGCATCGAGTGGAATCTGCCGACCCCGCCGGAGCTGCGCGACGGCTACGCCGATGTGCTGGCACGGTTGGTGACCGATGCACCGAGCGGCGACATGGAGTTCGACGCCGAGGAGTGGGATGCCGCACGCGTCGTGCGTCGTGATGCCCGCCTCACGAGCGCCGGCCAGATGGTCTCCGTCGCCGCGGTGCGACATGTGCCGACCGGCGCGATCGTCGCGTACAACGAGCTGCTCATCGGCGAGGACCGCGCGGGCGTGACGCATCAGTTCGGCACGCTCGTCGCTCGGGAGCACCGCGGGCATCGGCTCGGCACCATCGTCAAGTGCGCAAACCTGCTGCGGTGGCGCGAACTCGCGCCCGACTCGACGCGGGTCTCGACCTTCAATGCCGAGGAGAACCTGCCGATGCTCGACATCAACGAGGCGATCGGTTTCGTACCGGTCTCGTATGTCGGGGCGTGGCAGAAGAAGCTCTGA
- a CDS encoding DMP19 family protein encodes MDVTFEEKRILVHLDDGRALAAPLTSVGPTVAAMSAAERAGWILTDSGHGVNWPAAGQTSEGGALSVWSIEQDALFEEALAELESAAWKPDALAPRSRALVALWRLVADGYNGGLIQFLGNWGIAEVQTARAALSECGAHRTNAALQEFWDLIGPITESEEVSTIDDVYRAVAGELAPRVDEIDEDFWDAAEELTLRVPLTYGPARSALESPAAESPAVGYDE; translated from the coding sequence GTGGATGTGACATTCGAGGAGAAGCGTATCCTCGTGCACCTCGATGACGGCCGCGCGTTGGCCGCCCCGCTGACCTCGGTGGGGCCGACGGTCGCGGCGATGAGTGCTGCGGAGCGCGCGGGCTGGATCCTCACCGATTCCGGCCACGGTGTGAACTGGCCCGCTGCCGGGCAGACCTCGGAAGGGGGCGCCCTGAGCGTCTGGAGCATCGAACAGGACGCCCTCTTCGAAGAAGCCCTCGCGGAGCTGGAGTCCGCCGCGTGGAAACCCGATGCCCTCGCCCCCCGTTCGCGAGCGCTGGTTGCGCTCTGGCGGCTGGTCGCCGACGGATACAACGGCGGCCTTATCCAGTTCCTGGGCAACTGGGGCATCGCCGAAGTGCAAACCGCCCGCGCGGCGCTCTCCGAATGCGGGGCGCACCGCACCAACGCCGCGCTCCAGGAGTTCTGGGATCTCATCGGCCCGATCACGGAGTCCGAAGAGGTCAGCACGATAGACGACGTCTACCGCGCGGTCGCGGGCGAGCTCGCCCCTCGTGTCGACGAGATCGACGAGGACTTCTGGGATGCCGCAGAAGAGCTGACGCTGCGTGTGCCGCTGACCTATGGGCCCGCGCGCTCGGCGCTGGAGTCGCCTGCAGCGGAGTCCCCGGCCGTCGGGTACGACGAGTGA
- a CDS encoding immunity 22 family protein, with protein MPDSYWQDEEASAVDAGIGFSVDLDEEHVYDEDLLLVIHHDVPRSVAELVAESTLEAEVSTAAIEKKCAELGIHDANAMFVYGDPTQVVTDTTKLYNGLAYIGLFAG; from the coding sequence GTGCCCGACTCCTATTGGCAGGATGAGGAGGCATCCGCGGTCGATGCCGGTATCGGATTCAGCGTCGATCTCGACGAAGAACACGTGTACGACGAAGACCTGTTGCTCGTCATCCACCACGATGTCCCGCGCTCGGTCGCGGAGCTCGTCGCCGAGAGCACCCTCGAAGCGGAAGTCTCGACAGCAGCGATCGAAAAGAAGTGCGCTGAACTCGGCATCCACGACGCGAATGCCATGTTCGTCTACGGCGATCCGACCCAGGTGGTCACCGATACGACCAAGCTGTACAACGGACTCGCCTACATCGGCCTGTTCGCGGGCTGA
- the mutM gene encoding bifunctional DNA-formamidopyrimidine glycosylase/DNA-(apurinic or apyrimidinic site) lyase, giving the protein MPELPEVEVVRAGLAPAMTGAIITGVSVFDERALTRHPAGAADFVRRLEGRRVVTASRRGKFLWMPLESDDSALIAHLGMSGQMLLRAPDASAERHERIRLHIEHPTHGELAVVFADQRTFGSLAVDALVADGPSAVPSQVLHIARDPIDPFFDDVIFRAALAKRGSAIKRVLLDQTVVSGIGNIYADEALWAARIHPETPADRLSTQAARRLLGEVRSVLAKALAEGGTSFDAQYVNVNGQAGYFAHSLNAYGRGGKPCPRCGKPIVRESFMNRSSHYCPRCQRRP; this is encoded by the coding sequence GTGCCTGAGCTTCCCGAAGTCGAGGTCGTCCGAGCGGGGCTCGCTCCCGCCATGACCGGCGCGATCATCACGGGTGTCAGCGTGTTCGACGAGCGTGCCCTCACCCGGCATCCGGCCGGCGCTGCGGATTTCGTGCGTCGCCTCGAAGGGCGTCGTGTCGTCACGGCCTCGCGACGCGGCAAGTTCCTGTGGATGCCGCTCGAGTCGGATGACTCCGCCTTGATCGCGCATCTCGGGATGAGCGGTCAGATGCTGCTGCGCGCGCCGGATGCTTCGGCCGAGCGTCACGAGCGCATCCGACTGCACATCGAACATCCGACGCACGGCGAGCTCGCCGTCGTGTTCGCCGACCAGCGCACGTTCGGATCACTCGCCGTCGACGCTCTCGTCGCCGACGGCCCGAGCGCCGTGCCATCGCAGGTGCTGCACATCGCCCGCGACCCGATCGATCCGTTCTTCGACGACGTGATCTTCCGCGCGGCCCTGGCCAAACGCGGCAGCGCGATCAAACGGGTTCTCCTCGACCAGACGGTCGTCAGCGGCATCGGCAACATCTACGCCGACGAGGCGCTGTGGGCCGCTCGCATCCACCCCGAGACCCCGGCCGACCGACTGTCGACGCAGGCCGCGCGTCGGCTTCTCGGCGAGGTCCGCTCCGTGCTCGCCAAGGCCCTCGCCGAGGGTGGTACGAGTTTCGATGCGCAGTACGTCAACGTCAACGGCCAGGCGGGATACTTCGCCCACTCGTTGAACGCCTACGGGCGCGGCGGCAAACCCTGCCCGCGCTGCGGAAAGCCCATCGTGCGGGAGAGCTTCATGAATCGCTCCTCGCACTACTGTCCGCGCTGCCAGCGGAGGCCATGA
- the rnc gene encoding ribonuclease III — MTEVPEGKRPLPAKLRVDIDAELLELALTHRSYAYEHGGIPHNERLEFLGDSVLGQAVTVMLFTTHPELDEGQLAKRRASVVSTVALAEVARGIDLGSHLLLGRGEEQTGGRDKDSILADTMEAVIGATYLSAGPDAATELVLRLTRPLLDDPERYGAAMDPKTSLQELAARIGATPPVYGVVASGPDHDRRFTATVVVGDVRMNGLGSSKKTAEMAAALSAWRFLSERA, encoded by the coding sequence GTGACGGAGGTCCCTGAGGGGAAGCGACCTCTCCCAGCCAAGCTCCGCGTCGATATCGACGCGGAGCTTCTGGAGTTGGCGCTCACTCATCGTTCCTACGCCTACGAGCACGGCGGCATCCCGCACAACGAGCGTCTTGAGTTCCTCGGGGACTCGGTGCTCGGGCAGGCGGTGACCGTGATGCTGTTCACCACGCACCCCGAACTCGACGAGGGGCAGCTGGCGAAGCGCCGAGCGAGCGTCGTGTCGACCGTGGCGCTGGCCGAGGTGGCACGAGGAATCGATCTCGGCAGTCACCTTCTCCTGGGACGCGGCGAAGAGCAGACCGGTGGACGCGACAAGGACTCGATCCTCGCCGACACCATGGAAGCCGTCATCGGCGCGACCTACCTCTCGGCGGGTCCGGATGCGGCGACCGAGCTCGTTCTGCGACTCACCCGGCCGCTGCTCGACGACCCCGAGCGCTACGGCGCGGCGATGGACCCGAAGACCAGCCTGCAAGAGCTGGCCGCACGTATCGGCGCGACCCCGCCCGTCTACGGGGTGGTCGCCAGCGGTCCGGATCACGATCGGCGCTTCACGGCGACGGTCGTCGTCGGCGATGTCCGGATGAACGGCCTGGGCAGCAGCAAGAAGACGGCCGAGATGGCTGCGGCGCTCAGCGCCTGGCGCTTCCTCAGCGAACGTGCCTGA